A genomic segment from Limosilactobacillus sp. encodes:
- a CDS encoding PTS lactose/cellobiose transporter subunit IIA: MTEKEKQAAAQTAAMKLMLNAGDARKLAQEALAAARQGQIQPANEKLAQSRELLKVAHNTQTELLTKEAQGDGVPFSLLTVHAQDHLMTAITYVDLAQEIIGLYARLDGQKTK, translated from the coding sequence ATGACGGAGAAAGAGAAGCAGGCCGCTGCTCAAACGGCGGCAATGAAACTGATGCTCAACGCGGGGGATGCCCGTAAGCTGGCCCAGGAGGCCTTGGCGGCAGCCCGGCAAGGTCAAATCCAGCCGGCAAACGAAAAGCTGGCGCAATCCCGAGAACTGTTGAAGGTGGCCCACAATACCCAAACGGAGCTGCTGACTAAAGAGGCCCAGGGTGATGGCGTGCCGTTTTCCCTCCTGACGGTCCATGCCCAGGATCACCTGATGACGGCGATCACCTATGTTGACCTGGCTCAGGAGATTATCGGCCTGTACGCCCGCCTGGACGGCCAGAAGACGAAATAG
- the rpmG gene encoding 50S ribosomal protein L33: MRVNITLECTSCHERTYLTSKNRRHNPDRLELKKYCPRERKVTLHRETK; this comes from the coding sequence ATGCGTGTCAACATTACCCTTGAATGCACTTCATGCCACGAGCGGACTTACTTAACCAGCAAGAACCGTCGTCACAATCCCGACCGGCTTGAATTAAAGAAATACTGCCCACGGGAGCGTAAGGTGACATTACACCGCGAAACTAAGTAA
- a CDS encoding peptidoglycan D,D-transpeptidase FtsI family protein: MKFFDRIKNKFNSRNKKNRSAQSVIPFRLNFLLWIVGILLLALTIRLFDLQVLNGNSYKAEVKRSDTSIQTNNVQRGMIYDSEGKVLVGNQTHQAITYTKGQNVSSDDLYKIANRLGQYVKVTNKNSRLTDRNKEDYYLADKGRLKSVLKHVKTTDSMSDDDKYNKALDYLDKHPGSWELTPQQKNNARIYAAMSGAYSLSTTYIKETGVTSKELAAVGEHLNEMPGVKIGTAWTRNYPQGKDIQSLVGTVSTTGLPSDEVNSLLSQGYSRNDSVGQSYIEKMFQATLAGSKSQTEVTTSGNNVTKEKVKYKGKKGDNLVLTINSQLQSKVQSILKNNYSSAGNSYSSGVYAVVMDPHTGAVLAMAGIDRNPKTGKQTVDQIGAINHPITMGSVVKPATVMGGLMSGVITPTNSTLTDRPIKVQGVSTKASWFNKTGSANMAVDAATALEVSSNSYMMQLIMKEGGMNYTDNAKLTLKPSIFQKERYYFNMFGLGQKTGIDLPGETSGYEGPSTQSHVGSALDLAYGNYDGYTTIQLAQYMSTIANGGNRMRPYVIKAIRGTKSNGKLGPVEYTTQPQVQQVIPAPKSYFDVVRQGLYEVTHGSNTYVTGKALSSVKPSVSGKTGTAETVSEGHETTTLSFAGYAPSNNPQVVVALAIPGSTNDDGGANLNMAKEIFNAYWKTVKSSKSVSDD; the protein is encoded by the coding sequence GTGAAATTCTTTGATCGTATCAAGAACAAGTTTAATTCCCGAAACAAGAAGAACCGCAGTGCCCAGTCGGTGATTCCGTTTCGGTTAAATTTTTTACTGTGGATTGTCGGCATCCTCTTGCTGGCGTTGACGATCCGGCTGTTTGACCTCCAGGTGTTGAACGGGAACAGCTATAAGGCTGAGGTTAAGCGTTCGGACACCTCAATTCAGACCAACAACGTCCAGCGGGGGATGATCTACGATTCTGAGGGGAAGGTCCTGGTCGGCAACCAGACGCACCAGGCGATTACCTACACGAAGGGACAAAACGTAAGTTCCGATGATCTCTACAAGATTGCCAACCGCCTCGGCCAATACGTCAAGGTCACCAACAAGAATTCACGACTGACGGACCGGAATAAGGAAGACTACTATTTGGCTGACAAGGGCCGGCTCAAGAGTGTCCTCAAGCACGTCAAGACGACCGATTCGATGAGTGATGACGATAAGTATAACAAGGCTTTAGACTACCTGGACAAGCACCCGGGTTCCTGGGAGCTGACGCCACAACAGAAGAACAATGCTCGAATCTACGCGGCAATGAGCGGTGCCTACTCGCTTTCGACCACCTATATTAAGGAAACTGGTGTAACGTCCAAGGAACTGGCGGCCGTTGGTGAACACCTAAACGAGATGCCGGGGGTCAAGATCGGGACTGCCTGGACAAGAAATTATCCGCAGGGCAAGGACATCCAATCCCTAGTGGGGACCGTGTCGACGACCGGGCTGCCGAGCGATGAGGTCAACAGCCTGCTTTCCCAGGGTTACTCACGAAACGACAGTGTGGGGCAGAGCTACATTGAAAAGATGTTCCAGGCAACCTTGGCCGGCTCCAAGTCCCAGACCGAGGTCACGACGAGTGGTAACAACGTGACGAAGGAAAAGGTCAAGTATAAGGGTAAAAAGGGTGACAACCTGGTCTTAACCATTAACTCCCAACTGCAGAGTAAGGTCCAGAGCATCCTGAAGAACAACTATTCCTCCGCCGGGAATAGCTACTCTTCCGGGGTTTACGCCGTAGTAATGGATCCTCACACCGGGGCCGTCCTGGCGATGGCCGGGATTGACCGGAACCCGAAGACCGGGAAGCAGACCGTCGACCAGATCGGGGCAATCAACCACCCAATCACTATGGGGTCGGTTGTCAAGCCCGCCACCGTGATGGGCGGTTTGATGAGCGGCGTCATCACGCCAACCAACAGTACCTTGACCGACCGGCCGATCAAGGTGCAGGGCGTTTCCACCAAGGCCTCCTGGTTTAACAAGACCGGGAGTGCCAACATGGCCGTTGACGCAGCGACCGCCCTGGAAGTTTCCTCAAACTCCTACATGATGCAGCTGATCATGAAGGAGGGTGGCATGAACTACACCGATAATGCCAAGCTGACCCTGAAGCCAAGCATCTTCCAAAAGGAACGCTATTACTTCAACATGTTTGGCTTAGGACAAAAGACCGGGATTGATCTGCCGGGTGAAACCTCCGGGTATGAGGGGCCGTCCACTCAGTCGCACGTCGGTTCGGCCCTCGACTTGGCCTACGGGAACTACGATGGTTACACCACCATCCAGCTGGCCCAGTATATGTCAACCATTGCCAACGGTGGGAACCGGATGCGGCCGTACGTCATTAAGGCCATCCGGGGAACCAAGAGCAACGGGAAGCTGGGACCGGTCGAGTACACCACCCAGCCGCAGGTCCAACAGGTTATTCCAGCGCCAAAGTCCTACTTCGACGTGGTTCGCCAGGGGCTCTATGAGGTTACCCATGGTTCCAACACCTACGTTACCGGGAAGGCGCTGTCGAGCGTCAAACCATCCGTCTCTGGGAAGACCGGGACCGCCGAAACCGTTTCAGAAGGGCACGAGACGACGACCTTGAGTTTCGCCGGCTATGCACCTTCCAACAATCCGCAGGTCGTGGTTGCCCTGGCTATTCCAGGATCGACCAACGATGACGGTGGAGCCAACCTGAACATGGCCAAGGAAATCTTCAACGCCTACTGGAAGACCGTTAAATCATCCAAGAGCGTCAGTGATGACTAA
- a CDS encoding YfhO family protein — translation MTRNKWTDSNRLILAGAFLIPAFLMGAYFAYRQMAPFGPSSLLTVDLGQQYIDFFAYFRNIILHHPSALFYSFSKGLGGEMFGTNAYYLFSPLNLLLLAFPGKWLTSGVMLLTLVRYGLAGLSMAWLIQRTSLQRGPRIWAFSTAYALNGWMIANQLNMIWLDALILLPLITWGLLRLIREKRPGTYVAWLAVMLIDNYYMAWMICIFTLLVLLWQLPVLNGWKARLKTCGAYLVSSVLSAGIAAVVLLPTAYALTTSKGTYTETSISSKLEYNPLKMLGKLVPGSFNFNQMPSGQPNIYIGMLLLIGAILYFFNAKVNWRQRLVALLVTIFFIASFCYEPLDLLWHAGQFPVWYPYRFSFLFSFWCILLAAKTLQPNFQLKWWGALILLGVSILICWETDRLNLSYLSTSQRMIGLGFVVIALATLVLARRNSPRLYDLLLILVITCDVATSAFTSLNKIAYVSQNEFGQYTSQLNQASHQLKKKDTGFYRVAKTFMRTKDDPMQSDFYSADHFGSTLEPLQPSFLGAIGQPAGDGFVSYDNGTQLTDALLGFKYTMTAKHHGIMNGDQIMPLSGYRPDWRSQSKVGQTSMITSRKNKDALPIAFGASSEIFQLAKATLDPLSYQSQIFQALAGRPINKSLFTVQNFNSVKYTNVQSAEQITGTTFRKQNLLKPATIQLKFIPPTNDSYYLTLGPEVKENASISINKRDFAQYDTYRDTVVINLAHHQKGKPITITLRLKKTSVWLQNVSVYRLNQRPFNASLKTLKQSPLKIDHHSESSISGHVHIHHGQSVLMTTIPTAKGWHVKVDGQSVTPRTVIGTFMAIPMSPGKHRVQFYYRPPFLILGAVVSLVSLGACWYLHRRQTRKVNSTF, via the coding sequence GTGACAAGAAATAAGTGGACAGACAGCAACAGGCTCATTCTCGCCGGTGCTTTTTTAATTCCGGCATTTTTAATGGGAGCCTATTTTGCCTACCGTCAGATGGCACCGTTTGGCCCCAGCAGTCTCTTAACCGTTGACCTCGGCCAACAGTACATCGACTTCTTTGCCTACTTTCGAAACATCATCCTCCACCACCCCAGCGCCCTCTTCTATTCCTTTAGCAAGGGGCTGGGCGGTGAGATGTTTGGCACGAATGCCTACTACCTCTTCAGCCCCCTCAATCTCCTGCTCCTGGCTTTTCCGGGAAAATGGCTGACCAGCGGCGTCATGCTGCTCACGCTGGTCCGCTACGGTCTGGCGGGCCTCAGCATGGCCTGGTTGATCCAGCGGACCAGCCTGCAGCGAGGACCGCGGATCTGGGCCTTTAGTACCGCCTACGCGCTGAACGGCTGGATGATCGCCAACCAGTTGAACATGATCTGGCTCGACGCCCTGATCCTCCTGCCACTGATCACCTGGGGGCTGCTGCGTCTCATCCGCGAAAAGCGGCCGGGAACCTACGTTGCCTGGCTGGCCGTCATGCTGATCGACAACTACTACATGGCCTGGATGATCTGCATCTTCACGCTGCTCGTCCTTCTCTGGCAGCTGCCGGTCTTGAATGGCTGGAAGGCCCGACTCAAAACCTGTGGTGCCTACCTGGTCAGCTCGGTCCTCAGCGCGGGAATTGCCGCCGTTGTGCTCCTACCGACCGCCTACGCGCTGACCACCAGCAAGGGGACCTATACCGAGACCAGTATCAGCAGCAAGCTGGAATACAACCCACTCAAGATGCTGGGCAAGCTCGTCCCCGGTTCCTTCAATTTCAACCAGATGCCCAGCGGTCAGCCTAACATCTACATTGGCATGCTCCTCCTGATTGGAGCAATCCTCTACTTCTTCAACGCCAAGGTCAACTGGCGCCAACGTCTCGTGGCCCTCTTGGTGACGATCTTTTTCATTGCTTCCTTCTGCTACGAGCCGCTGGACCTGCTTTGGCATGCCGGCCAATTCCCGGTCTGGTACCCCTACCGGTTCTCGTTCCTCTTCAGCTTCTGGTGCATCCTGCTGGCGGCCAAAACCCTTCAGCCAAACTTCCAGCTGAAGTGGTGGGGCGCCTTGATTCTGCTGGGAGTCAGCATCCTCATCTGCTGGGAAACCGACCGCCTGAACCTTTCCTACCTCTCGACCAGTCAGCGCATGATCGGGCTGGGCTTCGTGGTGATCGCCCTGGCAACCCTGGTACTGGCCCGTCGCAATTCGCCACGGCTCTATGACCTCCTGTTGATCCTGGTCATCACCTGCGACGTGGCCACCAGTGCCTTTACCAGCCTCAACAAGATTGCCTACGTTTCGCAAAACGAGTTCGGCCAGTACACCAGCCAACTCAACCAGGCCAGTCATCAGTTAAAGAAAAAGGATACTGGCTTCTACCGGGTTGCCAAGACCTTCATGCGAACCAAGGACGACCCGATGCAAAGCGATTTCTACTCCGCCGACCACTTCGGCTCCACCCTGGAACCGCTCCAGCCAAGCTTTCTGGGTGCAATCGGGCAGCCGGCCGGGGATGGCTTCGTCAGCTATGACAACGGGACCCAACTCACCGATGCTCTCTTGGGCTTTAAGTACACCATGACGGCCAAGCACCACGGAATCATGAACGGCGACCAAATCATGCCGCTGTCCGGCTACCGGCCCGACTGGCGTTCCCAATCTAAGGTAGGCCAAACCAGCATGATCACCAGCCGGAAGAACAAGGATGCCCTGCCAATTGCCTTTGGCGCAAGTTCGGAGATTTTCCAACTCGCCAAGGCCACCCTTGACCCGCTCAGCTACCAGTCCCAGATTTTCCAGGCGCTGGCTGGCCGGCCAATCAACAAGTCGCTCTTCACCGTTCAAAACTTCAATTCCGTCAAGTACACGAACGTCCAGTCGGCCGAACAGATCACGGGGACGACCTTCCGCAAGCAAAACCTGCTCAAGCCGGCGACGATCCAGCTGAAGTTCATCCCACCGACCAACGATTCCTACTACCTGACCTTGGGACCCGAGGTCAAGGAGAACGCCAGCATCAGTATCAACAAGCGTGACTTCGCCCAGTACGACACCTACCGCGACACGGTCGTCATCAACCTGGCCCACCACCAGAAGGGCAAGCCGATCACCATCACCCTACGCCTAAAGAAGACCAGCGTTTGGCTGCAAAACGTCAGCGTCTACCGGCTCAATCAACGACCGTTTAACGCCAGCCTCAAGACGCTCAAGCAGTCACCGCTCAAGATCGATCATCATTCCGAATCCTCGATCAGCGGGCACGTCCACATTCACCACGGCCAGTCCGTACTCATGACCACCATTCCGACGGCCAAGGGCTGGCACGTCAAGGTCGATGGCCAAAGCGTCACGCCGCGGACGGTCATTGGCACCTTCATGGCGATTCCGATGAGCCCCGGCAAGCACCGGGTTCAGTTCTACTACCGGCCGCCGTTCCTGATTCTGGGTGCCGTGGTTAGCCTGGTCAGTCTGGGGGCTTGCTGGTACCTGCACCGGCGGCAGACTCGTAAAGTAAATTCGACATTTTAG
- a CDS encoding HesB/YadR/YfhF family protein, with product MKLIVTDAAAQWFRDEMNLKPGDGIKLYGKVYGRTEVHHGFSQAFAKNNNPIDPVMEVEKAGIKFYVNEVDEWFFTRLITTVDANADGPVFHFEHEGDDTPDVAGLTSDNADHSDNQADASTGASQHQQK from the coding sequence ATGAAGTTAATTGTTACCGACGCGGCCGCCCAGTGGTTCCGCGACGAAATGAATCTGAAGCCGGGTGACGGCATCAAGCTTTACGGGAAGGTCTACGGCCGGACCGAGGTTCATCACGGCTTCTCCCAGGCCTTTGCCAAGAATAATAACCCAATTGACCCGGTCATGGAGGTCGAAAAGGCGGGCATCAAGTTCTACGTCAACGAGGTGGACGAGTGGTTCTTCACCCGACTGATCACCACCGTTGATGCCAATGCGGATGGCCCGGTCTTCCACTTTGAGCACGAGGGCGACGACACACCGGACGTTGCCGGCCTGACCAGTGACAACGCCGACCATTCCGACAACCAGGCCGACGCTTCGACGGGGGCTTCTCAACACCAACAGAAATAA
- the greA gene encoding transcription elongation factor GreA produces the protein MAEEKQFPMTLEGKKKLEAELEDYKMKRRPEVIQRIKIARSYGDLSENSEYESAKDEQAMVESKISQIENMLQYAVIIDNEDVDKDEVSMGRQVTFQELPDEEPETYAIVGESESDPLNGKISNESPMAKGLLGHKIGEEVEIDIPNGTMKVKILDVK, from the coding sequence ATGGCTGAAGAAAAACAATTTCCAATGACCCTCGAAGGGAAGAAGAAGCTGGAGGCAGAGCTGGAAGACTACAAGATGAAGCGTCGTCCAGAAGTTATCCAGCGGATCAAGATTGCCCGGAGCTACGGGGACCTCTCCGAAAACTCTGAGTACGAGTCTGCCAAGGATGAACAGGCAATGGTGGAAAGCAAGATTTCCCAGATCGAAAACATGCTTCAATACGCCGTCATCATTGACAACGAGGACGTCGACAAGGACGAAGTTTCGATGGGCCGGCAGGTAACCTTCCAGGAACTGCCGGACGAAGAACCAGAAACCTACGCGATCGTGGGTGAATCCGAATCCGACCCGCTGAACGGCAAAATCTCCAACGAATCACCGATGGCCAAGGGCCTGCTGGGTCACAAAATCGGCGAAGAAGTCGAGATCGACATTCCAAACGGCACGATGAAGGTCAAGATCCTGGACGTGAAGTAA
- the udk gene encoding uridine kinase — translation MSTQKRRPIIIGVTGGSGSGKTTVSKAIYNQLHGQAIQIITQDTYYNDQSEMTMAERKAVNYDHPLAFDTDLLIEQLAALRNNQAVDMPVYDYKQYTRSKETVRVEPQDVIILEGILILDDERLRDLMDIKVYVDTDDDIRIIRRIKRDMAERGRSLDSVINQYLATVKPMYHQFVEPTKRYADIIVPEGGENHVAIDILTTKVRDILVKRGHTLQ, via the coding sequence ATGAGTACACAAAAACGGCGGCCGATTATCATCGGGGTAACCGGTGGCTCTGGGAGTGGGAAGACCACCGTCAGCAAGGCCATCTACAACCAGCTCCACGGCCAGGCCATTCAGATCATCACCCAGGACACCTACTACAACGACCAGTCGGAAATGACGATGGCTGAGCGCAAGGCGGTTAACTACGACCACCCGCTGGCCTTCGATACCGACCTGCTGATCGAACAACTGGCGGCCCTGCGCAACAACCAGGCGGTCGACATGCCGGTCTACGACTACAAGCAGTACACCCGGTCCAAGGAAACGGTTCGGGTTGAACCCCAGGACGTGATCATCCTGGAGGGGATCCTGATCTTAGACGACGAGCGCCTGCGGGACCTGATGGACATCAAGGTCTACGTTGACACCGATGACGACATCCGGATCATTCGCCGGATCAAGCGGGACATGGCCGAGCGGGGCCGGTCCCTGGATTCGGTCATCAACCAATACCTGGCGACCGTCAAGCCAATGTACCACCAGTTCGTGGAACCGACGAAGCGCTATGCCGACATCATCGTTCCCGAAGGTGGGGAAAACCACGTGGCCATCGACATTCTGACGACCAAGGTGCGTGACATCCTGGTCAAGCGCGGCCACACCCTGCAATAG
- a CDS encoding endolytic transglycosylase MltG — protein sequence MSKEQLRRQNRIVIALVVVLIIVGLSIHQYFNYALKPVDADSKQRVTVVVPKGATDHSVAVLMKKHHLVRSQFVFDYYLQTHKTNGIKAGKFRLKRSSSIPELVMTLQENQAAKKQ from the coding sequence TTGAGTAAAGAACAGCTGCGCCGCCAAAACCGGATCGTCATTGCCTTAGTGGTCGTCCTAATCATCGTTGGCCTGTCGATTCACCAGTATTTCAACTATGCCCTAAAGCCCGTCGATGCCGACAGCAAGCAGCGGGTGACGGTGGTGGTTCCTAAGGGCGCCACGGATCACAGTGTGGCCGTGCTGATGAAAAAGCACCACCTGGTGAGGAGCCAGTTTGTCTTTGACTACTACCTGCAGACGCACAAGACTAACGGGATCAAGGCGGGAAAGTTTCGCCTGAAGCGTTCGTCGTCGATCCCGGAGTTGGTAATGACCCTTCAGGAAAATCAGGCGGCAAAGAAACAATAG
- the pheT gene encoding phenylalanine--tRNA ligase subunit beta yields the protein MKVSYQWLKEYLDLDVEPRDLAEKIARTSVDINDVYSLSDGLKKLVVGEVVAMEDHPNSDHLHVCQVNIGEEDPIQVVCGAPNVQVGKKVITALNGARIADNVKIKRGKIRGVESNGMLCALQEIGFSDKIAPKAYDEGLYFLPTDAKPGDSVFSYLGMDDTIIDTDVTPNRGDMLSIYGNVNDIAAFYDLKPHFKEVAVEENDDQATSDLVSVDINDPKASPTYKLRVIKGVKVADSPLWLQIRLWNSGIRPINNVVDVTNYVLLKYGQPLHSYDYDALPGHDFGVRHAKEGEKFTTLDGDEQTLKANDLVVTVNDQPVCLAGTMGGEGTAVADSTTTVALEAAIFDPVMVRKQARRLDLHSESSMRFERGINPATVETALNEAAELIKELAGGTVTKGIVTGSEKPAQSKQIVLSLAKINDVLGTSLSLAEVEDIFRRLQFGCETDGADQLTVTVPARRWDIFVAADLYEEIARIYGYDNLPATLPVMTRNHGGLTERQRFIRASRHDMEGMGLDQALSYSLTTVELAKQFQIDPVAEPMKLDFPMSSDHVATRMSIISGLLLDVAYNVAHGVDNVALYEEGRVFLPKGGERPEEQEHLAGAITGQLLTNDWHHDDRPVDFYQLKGIVERYLHNLGLAGKLTYEADQSRAEMHPGRTANIMLDDQLIGFIGQVHPAVAKSFKIPATYVFELNLESLMAAPKIANVYHPISKYPSITRDIALLVDQDVTNEMVTAIINKRGGAFLKQVHLFDVYSGLHLPKGKKSLAYTLTYQDDHDTLTEDQVNTAFTKVTKALEDQLSAEIR from the coding sequence ATGAAAGTATCATACCAGTGGTTAAAAGAATACCTTGATCTGGACGTTGAACCGCGGGACCTGGCGGAAAAGATCGCCCGGACGTCCGTCGACATCAACGACGTTTACTCCTTAAGCGACGGATTAAAGAAGCTCGTCGTCGGTGAGGTCGTGGCCATGGAAGACCACCCGAACTCCGATCACCTGCACGTCTGCCAGGTCAACATCGGCGAAGAAGACCCGATCCAAGTGGTCTGCGGGGCGCCAAACGTTCAGGTCGGCAAGAAGGTCATCACGGCCTTGAACGGCGCCCGGATTGCCGACAACGTTAAAATCAAGCGCGGCAAGATCCGGGGCGTGGAATCCAACGGGATGCTCTGTGCCCTTCAGGAAATTGGCTTCAGCGACAAGATCGCCCCGAAGGCCTACGACGAGGGACTCTACTTCCTGCCGACCGATGCCAAGCCGGGCGATTCCGTCTTCTCCTACCTGGGGATGGATGACACGATCATTGACACGGACGTCACGCCAAACCGTGGTGACATGCTCAGCATTTACGGCAACGTTAACGACATCGCCGCCTTCTACGACCTCAAGCCTCACTTCAAGGAAGTGGCGGTTGAGGAAAACGATGACCAGGCAACCAGCGACCTGGTAAGCGTTGATATTAACGACCCAAAGGCAAGCCCAACCTACAAGCTGCGGGTCATCAAGGGCGTCAAGGTGGCCGACAGTCCGCTTTGGCTGCAGATTCGCCTTTGGAACTCCGGCATCCGGCCGATCAACAACGTGGTTGACGTTACCAACTACGTCCTGCTGAAGTACGGCCAGCCGCTGCACAGCTACGACTACGATGCCTTGCCGGGTCACGACTTCGGTGTTCGTCACGCCAAGGAGGGCGAGAAGTTCACCACCCTGGACGGGGATGAGCAGACCCTAAAGGCCAACGACCTGGTAGTGACGGTCAACGACCAGCCAGTTTGCCTGGCCGGCACGATGGGCGGCGAAGGAACCGCAGTGGCCGACTCCACGACCACGGTTGCCCTGGAAGCAGCCATCTTTGATCCGGTCATGGTCCGCAAGCAGGCCCGGCGCCTCGACCTGCACAGCGAATCCTCAATGCGCTTCGAGCGGGGTATCAACCCGGCCACCGTCGAGACGGCCCTGAACGAAGCCGCCGAGCTGATCAAGGAACTGGCCGGCGGGACGGTTACCAAGGGAATCGTCACCGGCAGCGAAAAGCCAGCCCAAAGCAAGCAGATTGTCCTTTCCCTGGCCAAGATCAACGACGTCCTGGGCACGAGCCTGTCACTGGCGGAGGTCGAAGATATCTTCCGTCGCCTGCAGTTTGGCTGCGAAACGGACGGGGCTGACCAACTGACGGTCACCGTTCCGGCCCGGCGCTGGGACATTTTCGTGGCCGCCGATCTGTACGAGGAAATCGCCCGGATCTACGGTTACGACAACCTGCCGGCAACCCTGCCGGTCATGACCCGCAACCACGGTGGCCTGACGGAACGGCAACGCTTCATCCGGGCCAGCCGCCACGACATGGAGGGGATGGGGCTGGATCAGGCCTTGTCTTACTCCCTGACGACGGTGGAGCTGGCCAAGCAGTTCCAGATCGATCCGGTTGCCGAACCGATGAAGCTGGACTTCCCGATGAGCTCGGATCACGTTGCGACCCGGATGAGCATCATCAGCGGCCTGCTGCTGGACGTTGCCTACAACGTTGCCCACGGTGTTGACAACGTCGCCCTCTACGAAGAGGGGCGGGTCTTCCTGCCAAAGGGCGGCGAACGGCCTGAGGAACAGGAACACCTGGCCGGAGCAATTACCGGTCAGCTTCTGACCAACGACTGGCACCATGATGACCGCCCGGTTGACTTCTACCAGCTGAAGGGGATCGTGGAGCGCTACCTGCACAACCTCGGCCTGGCCGGGAAGTTAACCTACGAGGCCGACCAATCACGAGCCGAGATGCACCCCGGCCGGACGGCCAACATCATGCTGGACGACCAGCTGATCGGCTTCATCGGCCAGGTTCACCCGGCAGTCGCCAAGTCCTTCAAGATTCCGGCGACCTACGTCTTTGAACTGAACCTGGAGAGCCTTATGGCAGCGCCAAAGATTGCCAACGTCTACCACCCAATCAGCAAGTACCCGTCGATCACGCGGGACATCGCGCTGCTGGTTGACCAGGACGTCACGAACGAAATGGTAACCGCGATCATCAACAAGCGCGGCGGGGCCTTTCTGAAGCAGGTTCACCTCTTCGACGTTTACAGCGGCCTTCACCTGCCGAAGGGCAAGAAGTCACTGGCCTACACGCTGACCTACCAGGATGATCACGACACCCTGACGGAAGACCAGGTCAACACCGCCTTCACGAAGGTTACCAAGGCCCTCGAAGATCAATTATCCGCTGAAATTCGTTAA
- the pheS gene encoding phenylalanine--tRNA ligase subunit alpha produces the protein MDLKEKLADLRQQGLEDIENSQDLKRINEIRVKMLGKKGNLTGVLRGMRDISAEERPKVGQFANKVRDELTAAIEERRAALEQAALNEKLKAETIDVTLPGSPVAQGQPHVIQQIIDQVVDLFVSMGYEVAVGDEVEQEVYNFEKLNLPKDHPARDMQDTFYVTPSVLMRTQTSPMQARMLEKHDFSKGPLKMISPGKVYRRDTDDATHSHQFNQIEGMVVGKHITMADLKGTLKVVARSLFGDKLDVRLRPSYFPFTEPSVEADITCFNCMGKGCAICKHTGWIEVLGAGMVHPNVLKMSGVDPEEYGGFAFGLGPDRFAMLKYGVDDIRNFYQNDVRFLNQFDEKG, from the coding sequence ATGGATTTGAAAGAGAAACTTGCTGACCTGCGTCAACAAGGACTGGAAGATATTGAAAATTCCCAGGACCTGAAGCGGATTAACGAAATCCGGGTCAAGATGCTGGGGAAGAAGGGGAACCTGACCGGTGTGCTGCGGGGAATGCGGGACATCAGTGCCGAGGAACGGCCCAAGGTTGGCCAATTTGCCAACAAGGTACGGGACGAACTGACCGCCGCTATTGAGGAACGGCGCGCAGCCCTGGAACAGGCGGCCTTAAATGAAAAACTGAAGGCCGAGACGATTGACGTCACCCTGCCCGGCAGTCCGGTTGCCCAGGGTCAGCCCCACGTGATCCAGCAGATCATTGACCAAGTGGTGGACCTCTTCGTTTCGATGGGCTATGAAGTGGCCGTTGGGGACGAAGTTGAGCAGGAAGTTTACAACTTTGAAAAGCTGAACCTGCCCAAGGATCACCCGGCCCGGGACATGCAGGATACCTTCTACGTGACGCCGAGCGTGCTGATGCGGACCCAGACCTCACCGATGCAGGCCCGGATGCTGGAAAAGCACGACTTTTCTAAGGGCCCACTGAAGATGATCTCCCCAGGGAAGGTTTACCGGCGCGACACCGACGACGCCACCCACAGTCACCAGTTCAACCAGATTGAAGGGATGGTCGTCGGCAAGCACATCACGATGGCCGACTTGAAGGGGACGCTGAAGGTTGTAGCCCGCTCCCTCTTCGGTGACAAGCTTGACGTCCGCCTGCGGCCAAGCTACTTCCCGTTCACGGAACCGTCCGTTGAAGCCGACATTACCTGCTTCAACTGCATGGGCAAGGGCTGTGCCATCTGCAAGCACACCGGCTGGATCGAAGTCCTCGGTGCCGGAATGGTTCACCCGAACGTCCTCAAGATGTCAGGGGTCGATCCCGAAGAATACGGCGGCTTTGCCTTTGGACTGGGTCCCGACCGGTTCGCCATGCTGAAGTACGGGGTCGACGATATCCGGAACTTCTACCAAAACGATGTCCGCTTCCTGAATCAATTTGACGAGAAAGGATAA